The sequence GACACCGTGCCCCGGTAGGCCTCAATCAGCTCCTCGTCGATCTCCGCTTTGAGGTTCTTTGCGAGTTTCGCCCAACCCTCGTTGTCTCCCGCCATCGGGAAAAACACCTGCCGCGGATAGAGGCTGCGGCCGTCGTAGTCGGTGTCGAGTAGCCAGACAGCAATTCTGTCGGCACCGCCCGACTCCACCTGGCCGGTCTTGGTGTTGTAGTAATCGAAACCGTGCACCGAGACGCGGTACTGAACGCCCTCACCCTTACTCCCTCTCCCAGTGGGAGAGGGTTGGGGTGAGGGTACGATGCGCTCCACCTGCACATCCGGCTGGCCGATGAGCCAGAAGGATTCGTTGCTAGCGCGCTTTTTCTTGAGGTCGTCGGTCAAAAGGTCGGCGTTCATCTGAACCTTGAGGAACTGCATGCCCGCGAGTTCAGGCTTCATCTCGTCGATGTCCTTGGCCGCTTCCGGGTCGAACTGGAACGCGGCGAAGACCAAGAGCTTGGGCTTGGGAACCAGCGTGCGCGCTTCTTCCCAGGCGTGCTCCACCTGCCGCTGCTCCAGCGGCGCGTGTTCGGGGCCGAAGGAGACCACCACGCGCACCGGGTTATAAGCGGGAACATCCTCACGGACGGAATCTGCCCCTTCATCGCTGGGCCGCGTCTCGCCTTCGGCGTGCAGCCAGCGGCAGCCGGGCAACGGCTCGAGGCGCGCAAAGCGGATGTACTGCCCGTTCTTCCCACGAATGCCGGTGCGCAGCAGCTCCTCGCGCCATTCTGCCTGGCGCAGCGTCTCGCCGGAGCGGGCGATGGAAAGGTCTGCGGGCTGCGGCTTGTGTTCCAGGATTTCATCAACCGATTTGACTACCGGTGCCGGTACCGCCTCGACGGTAAACGGGCCGGTAACGCGCACCTTCTTGCGGTCCACGTAGGGCTGGTCGTAAAGGGTCTCCTGCGGCGCATGGCGGGCGATGGCAGCATCGATTTCCTTTTGCAGCGCGCGGCGGGCGGCGTGGAAGGCCTCGAAGGCGTCGCGGGCCTGCACCGGCCAGTCGGCAGGGAACTCAAAAGGCACTTCCCATTCGACCAGCTCATTGGCTGGGACGATCTGCCCGCTGGGCATGGTGAAGGTCTGACCGTCAGGGGCGGCAAAATCCACGAAATGTCCCGCGCGCCCGCCGGTGGTGACTTTGAAACGGGGATAGCCCTCACCCCCGGCCCCTCTCCCGGCGGGAGAGGGGTGTTTCAGCGCGGCGTTGAGCTCCGCCAGAGCCTTTTCCACCGCTGGGTGCATTCGGGCGTAGATGCCGTCGATCTCCGGGTTGTTGGCGATGGACTTAAGCGTGACGTGCGGCACGGTTTTGTACTTGAAGCCGGAGCCGACACCCTCTTCGGGGTGCGCCAGCTCGTAATAGTCGAAGACCGCGGTCATCAGCCGCTGGCGGGCAAGCGTGATGGCCACGCGCGAGGTATCGCAGGTGATCCAACGCCGGCCCCACTGCTCGGCCACGTAGGCGGTGGTGCCGCTGCCACAGGTGGGATCGAAGACCAAATCGCCCGGGTCGGTGGTCATGAGGAGGCAACGCTCACAAACAGTTGTGTTTGTTTGCACTACATAAACCATATTGCGTTCGCCCATCGTGTCCGACCATACATCCTGTAGCTCACGAACAGGAAAGTCTTCAAAGAAGCGGACATACCGCAGTGTCTTGCCCTCGGCGCTCAGCCTGCCTGCCATGTCGAGTTTCCTGAGCCCGTTCTCGTTTGTTTTCCATCTCTGAACGAACTCCTTGCCACTAAATTCAAAAGGAAAGGTGGGGTTAGCCGATTCGAGGGATGTTGTTGAATAGAGTCTGCCTTCGGGCGTGTTCATCAAACTTTTTCGCTCATCGGGCGTCAAAGACCGCCGTTCGCCGTCTCGTAGCTCAATGTGCGTGTATTCGCTTGGATTCGATGAACGGGGCAAGTAAAGCGGCCGAAATTTTGCGAGAGCTCGGTCTTTCGCATACCAGATCAGAAAATCGCATGTCCGGGGAAGGAAACCTTGAACCAGGCCCCCCGTCTTCTGGAAGATTACCAAACGTACGAAATTCGCTTCCCCAAACACCTCATCCATCAGCTCCCGCACGTGGTGGACGTTCTCATCTGAGATCTGCACGAAGATGCTGCCGGATTCATGCAGCAGTTCCCGCGCCAGCAGCAGCCGGTCGCGCAGGTAGGTGAGGTAGGAGTGGATGCCCAGCTCCCAGGTATCGCGGAAGGCGCGGATCTGCTCGGGTTCTGAAGTCAAATCCTCGTCCTTGCCGTCCTTCACGTCGCGCTTGTTAACGAAGGGCTGGAAGTTGGAGCCGTATTTGATGCCGTAGGGCGGGTCGATGTAGATCATCTGCACCTTGCCGGCCATGCCTTCTTTTTCGAGCAGCGAGTTCATCACCAAGAGCGAATCCCCGGCAATCAGCCGGTTCGTCCAGCCGTGCTTGTGCCGGTAGAACTCGATCGCGTTGCGCAGCGGCTCTTTACGTTCCTTTTCGAAGAGACCGAGCTGAAGCGCCTGGCCGTTGCCGTTTCGCTTACGCACTGCCTTGATGATCGTGCGCGGTTCGATGAGCTCGTGCACGTGCAGGGAGACCGTCGGCACTTCAAACGACGTGTGCTCCGCCTTGCCCGCCCAAATGAGCTGCGGATCGAGGTGGGGATCGTAGGCGTAGCGTTTTTTCTTCTGCCCCGCGTCGGGGTCGGTGTCGGGTGTCACCAGCCCTACGGGGGGATTATTGAGGCGCGCCTTGTCCTTGTGCTCGTAGGTTTCGATGGGGCGCTTGGATGGAGTTTCGCGTTTTTTTGCCATGGCGTCCTGTCCCACTTTGCTTGCCGGCACAGCCCTGATCACACCACCTCGACCTTCGCCTCACCCGCTTCGAGGGTGCCGATTTCGGCGGCGGTGAAGCCCTCGCGGGCGAAGGTGGCCAGCACGTCTGCCACCGCTTCCGCAGCGCAGGCCGCGAGCAACCCCCCGCTCGTTTGCGGATCACAGAGGATTTTGCGCTGCCACTCCGCAAAGCCGTGGGGCAGACGGACCTCGTGGCCGTAGCTTGCCCAGTTGCGATCCGCCGCACCGGGGGCAAAGCCCGCCATCACCAGCGCTGCCACGCCGGGCAGAATGGGCACGCGCGCCCACTCCACCCGCGCCGCCAGGCGGGAACCCCGGCAGATTTCCAGGAGGTGTCCGAGAAGGCCAAAGCCGGTGACATCGGTCATGGCGTGCACCCCCGGCATTTCCGCAAGCAACGTCCCCGGCGTGTTGAGCTGGGTGGTGGTGGCGACCATTTGCCCGTAGGCGTCAGGCGCAAGCCGTCCCTTCTTGAGGGCGGCACTCATGATGCCCACCCCCAGGGGCTTGCCCAGAATGAGATGGTCGCCGGCCTTCGCCTGATCGTTGCGCTTCACCTGCGCGGGGTGGATGACGCCCAGGGCAGCAAGGCCGTAGATGGGTTCCGGCGCGTCGATGGAGTGTCCGCCGGCGATGGGAATGCCCGCCGCGGCGCACACGCTGCTGCCACCCTCGAGGATGCGCCGGATCACCTCCACCGGCAGTTTGTCCACCGGCATGCCCACCACGGCCAGGGCAAGGATAGGCCGCGCGCCCATGGCGTAGATGTCGGAAAGGGCGTTGGTGGCGGCGATGCGGCCGAAATCGTAGGGGTCATCGACGATGGGCATGAAAAAATCGGTGGTGGCAACGATGGCCTGGCTGTCGTTGAGGCGGTAGACCGCCGCATCGTCGCTGGTCTCGCTGCCGACGAGGAGGTCCGGAAAGGCAGCGGCCTTGGAAACCTCACCAAGGATCTGGGACAGCAGCGCCGGCGCGATCTTGCAGCCGCAGCCGCCCCCGTGGGAATACTGGGTCAGTTTGATTTCGCTCATGGGTGGGTGAACAGGACGCTCAGGGAAAGGACCGGTCCCTGGCCGGCGGGGTACAATATTTATTTTCGCCGCGGCCGGACCAGAAGGGGCCATGACAGGCATCGTTACCGTAGCACAGCTCACCACCTTTGACGAGATCATCGACGTGCGCACGCCGTCGGAATTCGCCGAGGACCACGTCCCCGGCGCGGTGAACCTGCCGGTCCTCTATGACGCGGAGCGCGCCCATGTGGGTACCCTCTACAAACAGGCCTCGCCCTTCGTGGCGAAACGGGTAGGGGCGGCACTCGTCTCCCGCAACATCGCCGAGCATCTGGAAAAGCGTTTGATGGACAA comes from Burkholderiales bacterium and encodes:
- the selD gene encoding selenide, water dikinase SelD; translated protein: MSEIKLTQYSHGGGCGCKIAPALLSQILGEVSKAAAFPDLLVGSETSDDAAVYRLNDSQAIVATTDFFMPIVDDPYDFGRIAATNALSDIYAMGARPILALAVVGMPVDKLPVEVIRRILEGGSSVCAAAGIPIAGGHSIDAPEPIYGLAALGVIHPAQVKRNDQAKAGDHLILGKPLGVGIMSAALKKGRLAPDAYGQMVATTTQLNTPGTLLAEMPGVHAMTDVTGFGLLGHLLEICRGSRLAARVEWARVPILPGVAALVMAGFAPGAADRNWASYGHEVRLPHGFAEWQRKILCDPQTSGGLLAACAAEAVADVLATFAREGFTAAEIGTLEAGEAKVEVV
- a CDS encoding site-specific DNA-methyltransferase, yielding MAKKRETPSKRPIETYEHKDKARLNNPPVGLVTPDTDPDAGQKKKRYAYDPHLDPQLIWAGKAEHTSFEVPTVSLHVHELIEPRTIIKAVRKRNGNGQALQLGLFEKERKEPLRNAIEFYRHKHGWTNRLIAGDSLLVMNSLLEKEGMAGKVQMIYIDPPYGIKYGSNFQPFVNKRDVKDGKDEDLTSEPEQIRAFRDTWELGIHSYLTYLRDRLLLARELLHESGSIFVQISDENVHHVRELMDEVFGEANFVRLVIFQKTGGLVQGFLPRTCDFLIWYAKDRALAKFRPLYLPRSSNPSEYTHIELRDGERRSLTPDERKSLMNTPEGRLYSTTSLESANPTFPFEFSGKEFVQRWKTNENGLRKLDMAGRLSAEGKTLRYVRFFEDFPVRELQDVWSDTMGERNMVYVVQTNTTVCERCLLMTTDPGDLVFDPTCGSGTTAYVAEQWGRRWITCDTSRVAITLARQRLMTAVFDYYELAHPEEGVGSGFKYKTVPHVTLKSIANNPEIDGIYARMHPAVEKALAELNAALKHPSPAGRGAGGEGYPRFKVTTGGRAGHFVDFAAPDGQTFTMPSGQIVPANELVEWEVPFEFPADWPVQARDAFEAFHAARRALQKEIDAAIARHAPQETLYDQPYVDRKKVRVTGPFTVEAVPAPVVKSVDEILEHKPQPADLSIARSGETLRQAEWREELLRTGIRGKNGQYIRFARLEPLPGCRWLHAEGETRPSDEGADSVREDVPAYNPVRVVVSFGPEHAPLEQRQVEHAWEEARTLVPKPKLLVFAAFQFDPEAAKDIDEMKPELAGMQFLKVQMNADLLTDDLKKKRASNESFWLIGQPDVQVERIVPSPQPSPTGRGSKGEGVQYRVSVHGFDYYNTKTGQVESGGADRIAVWLLDTDYDGRSLYPRQVFFPMAGDNEGWAKLAKNLKAEIDEELIEAYRGTVSLPFEAGEHKRIAVKIVDDRGIESLKVMELE